A single Streptomyces sp. Edi2 DNA region contains:
- a CDS encoding transcriptional repressor yields the protein MATSAGSPVRGRSTRQRTAVSAALDEVEEFRSAQELHDMLKHKGDSVGLTTVYRTLQSLADAGEVDVLRTSEGEAVYRRCSTDDHHHHLVCRACGKAVEVEGPAVEKWADQIAAEHGFRDVAHTIEIFGTCGECAARSAAEQK from the coding sequence GTGGCGACGAGCGCGGGATCTCCGGTACGCGGCCGGTCGACGCGGCAGCGGACCGCGGTGTCGGCCGCACTCGACGAGGTCGAGGAGTTCCGCAGTGCGCAGGAGCTGCACGACATGCTCAAGCACAAGGGCGACTCGGTCGGGCTGACCACCGTCTACCGGACGCTGCAGTCCCTCGCCGATGCCGGTGAGGTCGACGTACTGCGCACCAGCGAGGGCGAGGCCGTCTACCGCCGGTGCAGCACCGACGATCACCATCACCATCTGGTGTGCCGGGCCTGCGGCAAGGCCGTCGAGGTCGAGGGCCCCGCGGTGGAGAAGTGGGCCGACCAGATCGCCGCGGAACACGGCTTCCGGGACGTCGCGCACACCATCGAGATCTTCGGGACCTGCGGGGAGTGCGCGGCACGGTCCGCCGCGGAGCAGAAGTAG
- a CDS encoding DUF2087 domain-containing protein, producing MSEHESSGSQGVASLFSRGRLTAIPRKAARREQLLVHLAETLFERDRQYSEREVNEALLTVHEDCSALRRYLVVAGLLARPKDGSSYRRAG from the coding sequence ATGTCTGAGCATGAGTCGAGTGGTTCACAGGGGGTGGCCTCCCTCTTCTCGCGGGGACGGCTCACGGCGATCCCGCGGAAGGCGGCCCGCCGCGAGCAGTTGCTCGTACATCTTGCGGAGACGCTGTTCGAGCGGGACCGGCAATACAGCGAGCGCGAGGTCAACGAGGCGCTGCTGACGGTGCATGAAGACTGCTCGGCGCTGCGCCGCTACCTCGTGGTGGCGGGTTTGCTGGCCCGGCCCAAGGACGGCAGCAGCTATCGGAGGGCCGGGTAG
- a CDS encoding metal ABC transporter substrate-binding protein — translation MNIRRHISTATLAGVSVLGLLALSACSPAGGARTEDGRLRVTASFYPMEFLARQIGGKHVEVTDLTKPGTEPHDLELTPRQTGQLGDSGAIVYLKGLQPAVDDAVAQSGNKHVADAAALTSLEKHGTEVDGHHHTTGDNHSHSEAEGGNDPHIWLDPVKYAEVAKGVNKTLAKADPDHRAAYQKNTDALVKKLDGLDKAFRDGLKKRSSDTFLTTHAAFGYLAERYGLTEEAISGLDPESEPSAHRIRDLHTLAAEHHVSTVFFETIANPATAKALAGDLHLKTDVLDPLEGINDKSRGRDYFGVQRANLAALQKALGSK, via the coding sequence ATGAACATACGCCGTCACATATCCACCGCGACCCTCGCCGGAGTCTCGGTGCTCGGCCTGCTGGCCCTCTCCGCCTGCTCCCCCGCCGGCGGGGCCCGCACCGAGGACGGCAGGCTGCGGGTGACAGCGTCCTTCTACCCCATGGAATTCCTCGCCCGGCAGATCGGCGGGAAGCACGTCGAGGTGACCGACCTCACCAAGCCGGGCACCGAGCCGCACGACCTGGAGCTCACCCCGAGGCAGACCGGCCAGCTCGGCGATTCCGGCGCGATCGTCTACCTCAAGGGCCTGCAGCCCGCCGTGGACGACGCCGTCGCACAGTCCGGCAACAAACACGTCGCCGACGCCGCCGCGCTGACCTCCCTCGAAAAGCACGGCACCGAGGTCGACGGCCACCACCACACCACCGGCGACAACCACTCCCACTCCGAGGCCGAGGGCGGCAACGACCCGCACATCTGGCTCGACCCCGTGAAGTACGCCGAGGTCGCCAAGGGCGTGAACAAGACCCTCGCCAAGGCCGACCCGGACCACCGGGCCGCCTACCAGAAGAACACCGATGCGCTGGTGAAGAAGCTGGACGGGCTGGACAAGGCCTTCCGGGACGGACTGAAGAAGCGGTCCTCGGACACCTTCCTCACCACCCACGCGGCCTTCGGCTACCTCGCCGAGCGCTACGGCCTGACCGAGGAGGCCATCAGCGGCCTCGACCCCGAGTCCGAGCCCAGCGCCCACCGCATCAGGGACCTGCACACCCTCGCCGCCGAGCACCACGTCTCGACCGTCTTCTTCGAGACAATCGCCAACCCGGCCACCGCCAAGGCCCTGGCCGGCGACCTGCACCTGAAGACGGATGTCCTCGACCCGCTCGAAGGGATCAACGACAAGTCCCGCGGCAGGGACTACTTCGGGGTGCAGCGCGCCAACCTCGCCGCGCTCCAGAAGGCGCTCGGCAGCAAGTGA
- a CDS encoding response regulator transcription factor, with product MIAEDSVLLRIGLVKVVEMAGFEVAAEAGDAQELLAAVGEHRPDLAVVDVRMPPGFTDEGVRAALSIRQNSPHTAVLMLSQYVEERYAADLLATNTSGVGYLLKQRVADVEEFIEALRRVAAGGTALDPQVVAQLLVRRSSDPLERLTAREREVLALMAEGRSNAGIAAQLVVSESAVAKHINNILAKLDLPRADADHRRVLAVLHFLGVGGQDDRP from the coding sequence GTGATCGCCGAGGATTCCGTGCTGCTGCGGATCGGGCTGGTCAAGGTGGTGGAGATGGCCGGGTTCGAGGTGGCGGCCGAGGCGGGCGACGCGCAGGAGCTCCTGGCGGCGGTCGGCGAACACCGGCCCGACCTCGCGGTGGTGGACGTCCGGATGCCGCCCGGCTTCACCGATGAGGGCGTGCGTGCCGCGCTGTCGATACGTCAGAACTCGCCGCATACGGCCGTGTTGATGCTCTCCCAGTACGTCGAGGAGCGTTACGCGGCCGATCTGCTCGCGACGAACACCAGCGGCGTCGGCTATCTGCTCAAACAACGGGTCGCGGATGTCGAGGAGTTCATCGAGGCGCTGCGGAGGGTGGCGGCCGGCGGGACCGCGCTGGACCCGCAGGTCGTCGCCCAGTTGCTGGTGCGGCGGTCCAGCGATCCGCTGGAGCGGCTGACGGCCCGCGAACGGGAGGTGCTCGCCCTGATGGCCGAGGGCCGCTCCAACGCGGGCATCGCCGCCCAGCTCGTGGTGAGCGAGAGCGCGGTCGCCAAGCACATCAACAACATCCTCGCCAAACTGGACCTGCCCAGGGCGGACGCCGATCACCGCCGGGTGCTGGCGGTGCTGCACTTCCTCGGGGTGGGCGGCCAGGACGACAGGCCCTAG
- a CDS encoding DUF899 family protein has translation MRQTNLTGEPADYVSAREELREAEIELMRHRERVAGLRRRLPLGPAVEDYVFEEGPADLEAGDSPARTVRLSELFTRPGRDLIVYHLMYGKKQTEPCPMCTMWLDGFNGVARHLAQNVDLAIVAAAGLPALRAHARDRKWTNLRLLGAGSGTFKYDLGSEDAEGNQDSTVSVFTRDDSGSVRHVYSVHPRMSDDIDQRGIDLLSPVWHLLDLTRQGRGNWFAALDY, from the coding sequence ATGCGTCAGACCAATCTCACCGGGGAGCCGGCCGACTACGTGAGCGCCCGTGAGGAGCTGCGGGAAGCCGAGATCGAGCTGATGCGTCATCGCGAACGCGTCGCCGGCCTACGTCGCCGGCTGCCGCTGGGCCCCGCCGTAGAGGACTACGTGTTCGAGGAGGGCCCTGCCGATCTGGAGGCTGGTGACTCCCCGGCGCGGACCGTGCGCCTGAGCGAACTCTTCACCCGGCCCGGGCGTGACCTGATCGTCTACCACCTCATGTACGGCAAGAAGCAGACCGAGCCGTGCCCCATGTGCACGATGTGGCTCGACGGGTTCAACGGCGTGGCCCGCCACCTCGCGCAGAACGTCGACCTCGCGATCGTCGCCGCGGCCGGCCTGCCCGCGCTCCGTGCGCACGCCCGGGACCGGAAGTGGACGAATCTGCGGCTGCTCGGCGCCGGGTCCGGCACCTTCAAATACGACCTGGGCAGCGAGGACGCCGAGGGCAACCAGGACTCGACGGTGTCCGTGTTCACCCGCGACGACAGCGGGTCGGTACGCCACGTCTACTCCGTGCACCCCCGGATGTCCGACGACATCGACCAGCGGGGCATCGACCTGCTCAGCCCGGTGTGGCACCTGCTCGACCTCACCCGCCAGGGCCGGGGCAACTGGTTCGCCGCACTCGACTACTAG
- a CDS encoding anthrone oxygenase family protein: MRVLQTVTLLVATLGAGLMAGLFAAFAYAVMPGLGRSADRTFVQAMQNINRAIINGWFLLPFLLPIPLLALATVLAWSGPGQVALPWILAALVLYLAAFFVTGGVNVPLNSALDNAALGDGRDGPNTAGSSGSSGSAGGSGGSGAPADRPGGLKAARESFEGRWVTWNIVRALAHTAAFGTLAWALFLHGTAATG, encoded by the coding sequence ATGAGAGTCCTGCAGACCGTCACGCTCCTGGTCGCGACCCTCGGCGCGGGCCTGATGGCCGGCCTGTTCGCGGCCTTCGCCTACGCCGTGATGCCCGGCCTCGGCCGGTCCGCCGACCGCACCTTCGTGCAGGCCATGCAGAACATCAACCGGGCCATCATCAACGGCTGGTTCCTGCTCCCCTTTCTGCTGCCCATCCCTCTGCTGGCTCTCGCCACGGTCCTGGCCTGGAGCGGGCCCGGGCAGGTGGCCCTGCCCTGGATCCTCGCGGCGCTGGTGTTGTACTTGGCGGCCTTTTTCGTGACCGGCGGCGTCAACGTCCCGCTCAACAGCGCGCTCGACAATGCGGCGTTGGGCGACGGTCGCGACGGGCCCAACACCGCCGGTAGTTCCGGTAGTTCTGGCAGCGCGGGCGGTTCCGGCGGCTCTGGTGCCCCGGCCGACCGTCCCGGTGGGCTCAAGGCCGCGCGGGAGAGCTTCGAGGGGCGGTGGGTCACCTGGAACATCGTGCGCGCGCTCGCCCACACCGCCGCCTTCGGCACGCTCGCCTGGGCCCTCTTCCTGCACGGCACGGCCGCTACGGGGTGA
- a CDS encoding metal ABC transporter permease, with amino-acid sequence MEILSYAFMQRALIAALIVGVTAPAIGIYLVQRRQALMGDGIGHVALTGVGLGFLLNTSPVWVATAVAIAGSVVMELIRWYGKTRGDLALAMLFYGGMAGGVMLMNLSDAGSNANLGTYLFGSITTVSPQDMTTIYVLAALVLAITIGLRRQLFAVCQDEEFARVTGLPVRLLNLLVAVTAAVTVTVAMRVVGLLLVSALMVIPVAAAQQISRSFALTFAVAVAIGVAVTLTGTATSFYVDVPSGATIVLFAIGLFVLFTALAAPLAKKRARAAAEGTEGCTLEVPGGRAAMDDVSVAG; translated from the coding sequence ATGGAAATCCTGAGCTACGCCTTTATGCAGCGGGCCCTGATCGCCGCCCTGATCGTCGGCGTCACCGCACCCGCCATCGGCATCTACCTCGTCCAGCGCCGCCAGGCCCTGATGGGCGACGGCATCGGCCATGTCGCGCTCACCGGTGTCGGCCTCGGCTTCCTGCTCAACACCAGCCCGGTGTGGGTGGCCACCGCCGTGGCCATCGCCGGCTCCGTCGTCATGGAGCTGATCCGCTGGTACGGCAAGACCCGCGGTGACCTGGCACTGGCCATGCTGTTCTACGGCGGTATGGCGGGCGGCGTGATGCTGATGAACCTCTCCGACGCCGGCTCCAACGCCAACCTCGGCACCTACCTCTTCGGCTCGATCACCACCGTCTCGCCCCAGGACATGACCACGATCTACGTCCTGGCCGCCCTGGTGCTGGCGATCACGATCGGACTGCGCCGCCAGTTGTTCGCCGTCTGCCAGGACGAGGAATTCGCCCGGGTGACGGGCCTGCCGGTACGGCTGCTCAACCTGCTGGTCGCCGTCACCGCCGCGGTCACCGTCACCGTCGCCATGCGGGTCGTCGGGCTGCTGCTGGTCAGTGCCCTGATGGTGATCCCGGTCGCGGCCGCCCAGCAGATCAGCCGCAGCTTCGCCCTCACCTTCGCGGTGGCCGTCGCGATCGGTGTCGCGGTCACTCTTACGGGCACCGCCACCTCGTTCTACGTGGACGTGCCGTCCGGCGCCACGATCGTGCTGTTCGCCATCGGACTGTTCGTGCTCTTCACGGCGCTCGCCGCGCCGCTCGCGAAAAAGCGCGCCAGGGCTGCCGCGGAGGGCACCGAGGGGTGCACCCTGGAGGTACCCGGCGGCCGCGCCGCCATGGACGATGTCAGCGTGGCCGGATGA
- a CDS encoding metal ABC transporter ATP-binding protein: protein MNQPSPGQPVIDLRGATASLGARPVLRGVDLTVHTGEVVALLGANGSGKSTAVRSVIGQVPLTGGDLALFGTPFRRFRDWARVGYVPQRTTAAGGVPATVREVVTAGRLARTKLGILRKADRAAVHHALELVGMADRAKDSVNALSGGQHQRVLIARALAGEPDLLIMDEPMAGVDLVSQEVLASALREQVGRGTTVLLVLHELGPLEPLIDRAVVLRDGCVVHDGPPPEAVGQHALPGHDHVHPHADAAAEPIRTGLLS from the coding sequence ATGAACCAGCCCTCGCCCGGCCAGCCGGTCATCGACCTGCGCGGGGCCACCGCATCCCTGGGCGCCCGCCCCGTGCTGCGCGGCGTCGACCTGACGGTGCACACCGGCGAGGTCGTCGCGCTCCTCGGCGCCAACGGCTCCGGCAAGTCCACCGCCGTCCGCTCGGTGATCGGCCAGGTCCCGCTCACCGGCGGCGACCTGGCCCTCTTCGGCACGCCGTTCCGGCGGTTCCGGGACTGGGCCCGGGTCGGGTACGTACCGCAGCGCACCACCGCGGCCGGCGGCGTCCCTGCCACGGTCCGCGAGGTCGTCACGGCCGGCCGGCTCGCCCGTACGAAGCTGGGAATCCTGCGCAAGGCCGACCGCGCCGCCGTGCACCACGCCCTGGAACTGGTCGGCATGGCGGACCGGGCCAAGGACTCCGTCAACGCGCTCTCCGGCGGACAGCACCAGCGGGTGCTGATCGCCCGCGCGCTGGCCGGCGAACCGGACCTGCTGATCATGGACGAGCCGATGGCCGGCGTCGACCTGGTCAGCCAGGAAGTGCTCGCCTCCGCACTGCGCGAACAGGTCGGCCGCGGCACCACCGTCCTGCTCGTGCTGCACGAGCTGGGCCCGCTGGAGCCGCTGATCGACCGCGCGGTGGTGCTGCGGGACGGCTGCGTGGTCCACGACGGCCCGCCGCCCGAGGCCGTGGGCCAGCATGCGCTGCCCGGCCACGATCATGTCCACCCGCACGCCGACGCGGCCGCGGAACCGATCCGGACGGGGCTGCTGAGCTGA
- a CDS encoding MarR family transcriptional regulator, producing MDDALSFSTLVLALSGQLVQEIHTRVAEQGFADLRPVHGFAFARISRGEVTTADLAEHLGVTKQAAAQLVEELVRKGYVLRRPHPQDARARLLELTERGRAATRAADQAARAAVAPWRESLGAERFGALAADLARLAPNGPIRPAW from the coding sequence ATGGATGACGCCCTGTCCTTCTCCACGCTCGTGCTCGCGCTGTCCGGACAGCTGGTGCAGGAGATTCACACACGTGTGGCCGAGCAGGGGTTCGCGGACCTGCGTCCTGTGCACGGGTTCGCCTTTGCCCGGATCTCCCGGGGCGAGGTCACCACCGCTGATCTGGCCGAGCATCTGGGAGTCACCAAGCAGGCCGCCGCCCAGCTGGTCGAGGAACTGGTCCGCAAGGGGTATGTGCTGCGCCGGCCGCACCCGCAGGATGCCCGCGCCCGGCTCCTGGAGCTGACCGAGCGTGGCCGGGCGGCGACGCGTGCCGCCGACCAGGCGGCCCGGGCGGCTGTCGCGCCATGGCGGGAGTCGCTGGGCGCGGAGCGCTTTGGCGCCCTTGCCGCCGACCTGGCCCGGCTTGCGCCCAACGGGCCTATCCGGCCTGCCTGGTGA
- a CDS encoding sensor histidine kinase, with translation MTVPPRLRRALVRMRRDIAFIAAGMTLHLLPLALHVWVVVLSLGTALDPDPETPVILAFSLPLLAVAGWGLTEPQRWRFRALCGVELPRLRFKEAKRQFGYHLLIGPLLGVLEFLLLALLLAALAASLVLVWVWVVPGEWRQAHGGYTTNAVYLTVAGLLALAGVPPLATGLVRLEILVGRAVLGVSRSEELARRVEDLTESRAGAVDAADAERRRIERDLHDGAQQRLVSLALNLGLAKATLTDLPPEAREVIDAAHREAKDAIEELNNLVRGLHPAVLDELGLDAALSGLAARAPLPVRLRVDLPPGLPQRAAPAVEAVAYFVVSEALTNIAKHAREATRADVTVTRLGGILRVVIADDGVGGADPSKGSGLKGLAQRVRSVDGTFRMSSPVGGPTMMNVELPCPM, from the coding sequence ATGACCGTCCCGCCCCGGCTGCGCCGGGCTCTCGTCCGTATGCGGCGTGACATCGCCTTCATAGCCGCCGGAATGACGCTGCATCTCCTTCCCCTGGCGCTGCACGTCTGGGTGGTGGTGCTGTCGCTCGGCACCGCGCTCGACCCGGACCCCGAGACGCCGGTGATACTGGCGTTCTCGCTTCCCCTGCTGGCCGTCGCGGGCTGGGGACTGACCGAGCCGCAGCGCTGGCGGTTCCGGGCGCTGTGCGGGGTGGAGCTGCCGCGGCTGCGGTTCAAGGAGGCCAAGCGGCAGTTCGGCTACCACCTGTTGATCGGTCCGCTGCTCGGCGTACTGGAATTCCTGCTGCTGGCACTGCTGTTGGCGGCACTGGCGGCGTCGCTGGTCCTGGTGTGGGTCTGGGTGGTGCCGGGGGAGTGGCGGCAGGCGCACGGGGGATACACCACCAACGCCGTATATCTCACGGTGGCAGGACTGCTGGCCCTCGCCGGGGTGCCCCCTCTGGCCACCGGACTCGTCCGGCTGGAGATCCTGGTGGGGCGGGCCGTGCTGGGTGTGAGCCGGTCCGAGGAGCTGGCGCGCCGGGTCGAGGACCTTACCGAGAGCCGGGCCGGTGCGGTGGACGCCGCGGATGCCGAACGGCGGCGCATCGAGCGGGATCTGCACGACGGCGCGCAGCAGCGGCTGGTGTCGCTGGCGTTGAATCTGGGGCTGGCCAAGGCCACGCTCACGGATCTGCCACCGGAGGCGCGGGAGGTCATCGACGCCGCGCACCGCGAGGCGAAGGACGCCATCGAGGAGCTCAACAACCTGGTGCGCGGGCTGCACCCGGCCGTTCTGGACGAGCTGGGGCTGGACGCCGCGCTGTCCGGACTCGCGGCCCGTGCCCCGCTGCCCGTCCGGCTGCGGGTGGATCTGCCGCCCGGCCTGCCGCAGCGGGCGGCACCGGCCGTCGAGGCGGTCGCCTACTTCGTGGTCTCCGAGGCGCTGACGAATATCGCCAAGCACGCACGGGAGGCGACCCGGGCGGACGTGACGGTCACCCGGCTCGGCGGGATACTGCGGGTGGTGATCGCCGACGACGGTGTGGGTGGCGCCGATCCGTCCAAGGGGAGCGGTCTGAAGGGGCTCGCCCAGCGTGTGCGGTCCGTGGACGGGACCTTCCGGATGAGCAGCCCCGTGGGGGGCCCGACCATGATGAACGTGGAGCTGCCGTGCCCGATGTGA
- a CDS encoding isoprenyl transferase: MARRGILGRNRREYVTPELHPSGARPPKIPGELVPNHVAVVMDGNGRWAKERGLPRTEGHKVGEGVVMDVLKGCIEMGVKNLSLYAFSTENWKRSPDEVKFLMNFNRDVIRRRRDEMDALGIRIRWVGRMPKLWKSVVQELQIAQEQTKNNDAMTLYFCVNYGGRAEIADAAAAIAADVRAGKLDPSKVNEKTIAKYMYYPDMPDVDLFVRPSGEQRTSNYLIWQSAYAEMVFQDILWPDFDRRNLWQACLEYAKRDRRFGAAPEAEDQSAG, translated from the coding sequence ATGGCACGACGCGGGATTCTGGGCCGTAATCGACGTGAGTACGTGACGCCCGAGCTGCACCCTTCCGGTGCGCGGCCGCCGAAGATCCCCGGTGAGCTCGTCCCGAACCATGTGGCGGTCGTCATGGACGGCAACGGCCGCTGGGCCAAGGAGCGCGGGCTGCCGCGCACCGAGGGCCACAAGGTCGGCGAGGGTGTCGTCATGGACGTCCTCAAGGGTTGCATCGAAATGGGCGTGAAGAACCTTTCGCTGTACGCCTTCTCGACGGAGAACTGGAAGCGGTCGCCCGACGAGGTGAAGTTCCTGATGAACTTCAACCGCGATGTGATCCGGCGCCGGCGTGACGAAATGGACGCGCTGGGTATTCGCATCCGGTGGGTCGGCCGGATGCCGAAGCTGTGGAAGTCCGTGGTGCAGGAACTCCAGATCGCCCAGGAGCAGACCAAGAACAATGACGCCATGACGCTGTATTTCTGCGTGAATTACGGCGGGCGGGCCGAGATCGCGGATGCGGCGGCGGCCATCGCGGCGGATGTGCGGGCCGGAAAGCTGGACCCGTCGAAGGTGAACGAGAAGACCATCGCGAAGTACATGTACTACCCGGACATGCCGGATGTGGATCTCTTCGTGCGGCCGTCCGGTGAGCAGCGGACCTCGAACTACCTGATCTGGCAGAGCGCCTATGCCGAGATGGTTTTCCAGGACATTCTGTGGCCGGATTTCGACCGCCGGAATCTGTGGCAGGCGTGCCTGGAGTATGCGAAGCGGGACCGCAGGTTCGGGGCTGCGCCGGAGGCGGAGGACCAGTCCGCGGGGTAG
- a CDS encoding VOC family protein translates to MPNELNEPNEANEPQYLQEPELPVSSVQLNHTAIYARDRQLSAEFLAVILGLKVGAPFGPFLPVDLGNGVTLDYYEKRDEPIQSQHYAFLVPDEQFDHMIARLEAVGVTYFADPGHTENAQINRWFGGRGAYFADPDGHNMEIMTRPYLRP, encoded by the coding sequence ATGCCGAACGAGCTGAACGAACCCAACGAGGCAAACGAACCGCAGTACCTGCAGGAACCCGAGCTGCCGGTGAGCTCCGTGCAGTTGAACCACACCGCCATCTACGCCAGAGACCGGCAGCTGTCGGCCGAGTTCCTGGCCGTGATACTGGGCTTGAAGGTCGGCGCTCCCTTCGGGCCGTTCCTCCCCGTGGACCTCGGCAACGGCGTGACGCTCGACTACTACGAGAAGCGCGATGAGCCGATCCAGTCACAGCACTACGCCTTTCTCGTGCCTGACGAGCAGTTCGACCACATGATCGCCCGTCTGGAAGCGGTCGGGGTCACCTACTTCGCCGACCCCGGCCACACCGAAAACGCCCAGATCAACCGCTGGTTCGGCGGCCGCGGTGCCTACTTCGCCGACCCGGACGGCCACAACATGGAGATCATGACCCGGCCCTATCTCCGGCCCTAG
- a CDS encoding glycine--tRNA ligase: MAADKIDTIVSLSKRRGFVYPCSEIYGGSRAAWDYGPLGVELKENIKRQWWRAMVTSREDVVGLDSSVILAPEVWQASGHVATFTDPLTECTSCHKRFRADHLEEAYEAKHGRLPENGMADINCPHCGNKGGFTEPKQFSGLLSTHLGPSQDTASVAYLRPETAQGIFTNFAQVQQTSRKKPPFGIAQMGKSFRNEITPGNFIFRTREFEQMEMEFFVKPGEDEKWQEYWMAERWNWYRDLGIREENIRWFEHPAEKLSHYSKRTADIEYRFNFGGTEFSELEGVANRTDFDLSAHAKASGQDLSYFDQEAGERWTPYVIEPAAGVNRAMLAFMLDAYIEDEAPNAKGKMEKRTVMQLDPRLAPVKVAVLPLSRNPQLSPKAKGLATDLRKNWNIEFDDAGAIGRRYRRQDEIGTPFCVTVDFDTLDDDAVTVRERDTMKQERVSLDQIQAYLGARLLGC, encoded by the coding sequence GTGGCCGCCGACAAGATCGATACCATCGTCAGCCTGAGCAAGCGCCGTGGCTTCGTATACCCCTGCAGTGAGATCTACGGTGGCTCCCGCGCTGCCTGGGACTACGGTCCGCTGGGCGTCGAGCTCAAGGAGAACATCAAGCGTCAGTGGTGGCGCGCCATGGTCACCTCCCGCGAAGACGTGGTCGGCCTCGACTCGTCGGTGATCCTGGCCCCCGAGGTCTGGCAGGCGTCCGGCCACGTCGCCACCTTCACCGACCCGCTCACCGAGTGCACCTCCTGCCACAAGCGCTTCCGCGCCGACCACCTGGAAGAGGCGTACGAGGCCAAGCACGGCCGGCTCCCCGAGAACGGCATGGCGGACATCAACTGCCCGCACTGCGGCAACAAGGGCGGCTTCACCGAGCCCAAGCAGTTCTCCGGCCTGCTCTCCACCCACCTCGGCCCCTCGCAGGACACCGCCTCGGTCGCCTACCTGCGCCCCGAGACCGCGCAGGGCATCTTCACCAACTTCGCCCAGGTGCAGCAGACGTCGCGCAAGAAGCCGCCGTTCGGCATCGCGCAGATGGGCAAGTCCTTCCGCAACGAGATCACGCCCGGCAACTTCATCTTCCGGACCCGCGAGTTCGAGCAGATGGAGATGGAGTTCTTCGTCAAGCCGGGCGAGGACGAGAAGTGGCAGGAGTACTGGATGGCCGAGCGGTGGAACTGGTACCGCGACCTCGGCATCCGCGAGGAGAACATCCGCTGGTTCGAGCACCCGGCCGAGAAGCTCTCGCACTACTCCAAGCGCACCGCCGACATCGAGTACCGCTTCAACTTCGGCGGCACCGAGTTCTCCGAGCTGGAGGGCGTGGCCAACCGCACCGACTTCGACCTGTCCGCGCACGCCAAGGCGTCCGGCCAGGACCTCTCCTACTTCGACCAGGAGGCCGGCGAGCGCTGGACTCCGTACGTCATCGAGCCGGCGGCCGGCGTGAACCGCGCGATGCTCGCCTTCATGCTCGACGCGTACATCGAGGACGAGGCGCCCAACGCCAAGGGCAAGATGGAGAAGCGCACCGTCATGCAGCTCGACCCGCGCCTGGCGCCGGTCAAGGTCGCGGTGCTGCCGCTGTCCCGTAACCCGCAGCTGTCGCCGAAGGCGAAGGGGCTGGCCACGGACCTGCGCAAGAACTGGAACATCGAGTTCGACGACGCGGGCGCGATCGGCCGCCGCTACCGCCGCCAGGACGAGATCGGTACGCCGTTCTGCGTCACGGTCGACTTCGACACCCTCGACGACGACGCGGTGACCGTGCGCGAGCGCGACACCATGAAGCAGGAGCGGGTCAGCCTGGACCAGATCCAGGCCTACCTGGGCGCGCGGCTGCTCGGCTGCTAA
- a CDS encoding cupin domain-containing protein — protein MPFIRSNEAAVHEVHGARFLSYVRPATGSRDLAAWTCEIPAGTVPPAHVISQEEAFYVLSGRLRFSIDGATAELGPGDAAVAPAGSALAVANPADEPARMWVTTRAGLTAELSDGSSMSPPWAN, from the coding sequence ATGCCCTTCATCCGCAGTAACGAAGCCGCCGTTCACGAGGTCCACGGCGCACGCTTCCTCTCCTACGTCCGGCCCGCCACCGGCAGCCGGGATCTCGCGGCCTGGACATGCGAGATCCCGGCCGGAACGGTGCCTCCGGCTCATGTGATCAGCCAGGAGGAAGCCTTTTACGTCCTGTCCGGCCGGCTGCGCTTCTCCATCGACGGCGCGACCGCCGAACTCGGCCCCGGCGATGCGGCGGTGGCACCTGCCGGCTCGGCACTGGCGGTGGCCAACCCGGCGGACGAGCCGGCGCGGATGTGGGTCACCACCCGTGCCGGCCTGACCGCCGAGCTGTCCGACGGCAGCAGCATGTCGCCGCCCTGGGCCAACTAA